Below is a window of Candidatus Saganbacteria bacterium DNA.
GAACAGGATCGTTTTTTCGGGGATAGGAGATGAAGCGGGACTCCCTATCGAAGCGCAGATAAGGGCTCATAAAGAATTGGGATGGGAACATATCGATCTTCGCCTGGTGCCTGATGTCGACGGGACAGCAAAAAATATTACTTTAGTCCAGCCGGAAGTCTTTGCCAATGTTAAAAAGGCGATCCTAGATGCAAAAATGTCTGTCGCCTGTTTTGAGACCTCCATAGCAAACTGGAATAGGCCCATTAACGGCAATTTTGAAATAGATGTCCAAGAACTTAAATCGGCGATCGAAAGGATGAAACCGTTCGGCACTACTTTTATAAGGATAATGTCATGGCAGAGAGTTCCGGAAATGGCCCTTGATATTACGAAAGATAACGTTCTCGCCAGAATGGATACACTTGTTACTATCGCGGAACAAGCCAAGGTCACATTACTTCTTGAAAATTGCGCGGGGTGGGCCGGAGAATCCCCTGAAAATTTCAACTGGCTGGTCCGTACAGTTGACTCTCCTAATCTCGCCTCCCTTTACGATACGGGCAACCCTGTTTCATATCTGCAGGACCCGATGAAGATGTACCTGGGCGTAAAAGAATGGACGCGCTATGTTCATATAAAAGATTGTACAAACTTATCAGGAAAAAAAGGTTTGGAAGCTTACACTTATCCCGGGGTGGGCCAAGGCCGGGTAAAAGATACTATAAAAGATCTTCTCCTTTCCGGATATCAGGGGGCGCTTGTGATCGAGCCCCATCTCGCGGCGGTGATACATAAAGGCACGACCGCAGATCCTCAGATATTATATGACTCCTATGTAAATTATGGTCTCAGGCTTCAGAATTTAGTTAAAATTGTCCAGAGAGAGATCGCAGAAGGAGGAATAATAAAATGAACATTAGCTCAATAAAAGCGAAGCCGTTCAGCAGAGCCGATCTTTCAAAGTCTTTTATTCCGCAGGCGTTCATAAAAGGAAGGGGGGGTTCTTTTTGCGGGACCACTGTTGTTGACCAGCTCCTCCCGGTAAGCGGCGCCCCGGGTGAAGATAAACTTGTGATAGCAACAGGGGAAAGGGTCATGTCCACAGGCGGACTCGTGTGCAATGACGCTATTGCCATGAGGAAATTAATGCCCATCCCTGTACAGGCAGTAGGGCTTTTGGGAGCTCTTGATGACGGCAGGATCGACGGTGAAGGGGCTTGGGCCCGGGCCGAATTGCAAAAACACGGGATAGATGTTACCGGGCTTGTTCCCATGAAAAGCAGGTCCACGTCTTTTACCTGGATACCGACAAATGATAAGACCGGCAAAAGAGGTTTTATCCACAACGCAGGCGCCTGCAGCGTGTTCGACGGATCAACTTTTCCTTTTGACAAGACCTGGGACCAATCGATCGCGTTTATCGGTTACATGAACCTTCTTCCCGCGCTGTATGCCAACGAAGGAAGAGGAGCTGCCGAACTTTTTCAGGAGATCCACAGAAGAAAGGGCTCATTGATCGGTGTTGATTTTACTGATATCTATGATAATGAATTCAAGGACGTTTTCGCGGCATCAGCCCGGAATGTAGATTTCATGATCATAAATGAGACTTCTCTGGCCAAAGCAACGGACATCGATTTCTCAGCCCCGGGAGATGACGTTGACGGCGACAAGCTTTTGTCTGCCGCACAAACTGTCATTGAACAAAACCCTACACTGAACTGGCTGGCGATCCACTGGCCGAAAGGCGGATTGTTCTACAGAAACGACCATCTTGCAGTAGCATTCCCGGCTTACCAACGCGATCAAAAAGAGATAGCAGGAACAACAGGAGCAGGAGACAACTGGGCTGCAGGGTTTCTGGCAGCCGCATATTACGGCAATGGGCCTTTGTACGCGCTTGCTCTCGGGACGGCAGCGGCATCTAAGTCATTAGAGCATATTTCCGCTACAGGAGCTTCCGGAAGCTTTCAGGAACTTCACTCTCTGATGAAAAAATGCGGCCACAAACCATTGGCGGCCGGATTGGCCCAGTTCGCTCTGCCGGATTCTGAATTGACCTGGAATATGCCATGAATAATGCCAAAATAGAGGTCAGGGATTGATGCAGTTGCCTATGCTCCTGTCGCCTGTCTTTTCAGCTTCCCTGCTGAAATAGCACGCCGGCACCTCGCCTAATTGCCTGTGGTAATGTAAGCACTCGCAGCACTTGAATTTTTTTTCGCACGAAAAAGTGCAGTTGCAGTATTTTTTGTTTTTCTCAAGATTTGGACAATCCATATATTATCCTCCGTTTATGTTTTTTTATTGCGTTATCAGTTATTAGTTATAAGTTATCGGTTAAAACAGCCCCATCTGAACTTTCTTTTTTACTGCTTCACCGTTAAAGATGCTTATCTTTCCGTACTCTCCGTCATAGCCCGGCAGAATGTTTATTTTACCTTCACGGACCCTTTTTACCCCTTCGACTGTCCTTTCCGGCATCAGGCGTGCAAGGCTGTCCAGAGGAGTATCAAGAAGGATGCCGAGCTCGCTGCCGAAAGTATTGATCATCTTCATATATTCGTTCTTTACCGAAATTGTATCGACGCCTTTATCAAGTATCTCGGCGATTATTTCCTGCAGAGGTATCAGACTTCTGAAAGGGATAGCGTTCTCCAGAACAAAGCCTTCTTCCCTGTCCGCCAGTTCATCGATCCTGTTCATCACGCCGACAGTCACAACCCTTCCGCATTTGGGACATTTTTTATTGTTGCTTTTCGTCTCTTTCGGTGACAGGCGGACCTGGCACGTCCGGTGGCCGTCATAGTGGTATTTTCCTTCTTCGGGGAAAAACTCTACCGTCATCAGGAATTTTTTCGGGTCTTTTTTTTTCAGTGCATCATAGACGCCTTTATATGTGAGTTCCGTGTCAAAGATATTCGCCTCGCGTCCGATCTTTGAGGGCGAATGTGCATCGGAGTTGGATATCAGGTTGAGACGGTCGAGTCCGCTGAGCCTCCAGTTCATCGCAGGATCTGAGGAAAGCCCCGTTTCTATCGCAAAGATGTTCCTTGAATATTCTTCAAAACATTCCTCGATCGAGTCAAAACCGCTCATCGATCCGAATATCGAGAACCATGGTGTCCAGGCATGGCAAGGTATGACCAGGCAGTCCGGTGAAGCTGTGAGAGCTATTTCCGCGAGTTTTTTCACGGGGAACGTGAATATCGGCCGTCCATCCGACATAAGATTAGCGAGCCTGCCAAGCTCAAGGTTGATTTTTTCTACAACCTTGAGCGACGGAGCGAATATCATCGTGTGGACCTTTCTCAGTTTTCCGTTCTGGTGAAAGATGTTGCAGACCTCCGTTGTCAGGATGAATTTTGTCCCGTTGAAATCAAACAAACCCCCATCATCGGGCCGGAGCTTTTTCTTGAGTTCCGCCAGCCAGAGAGGATGGGTGAAGTCGCCAGTCCCCATCAGATCGATCCCTTTAAGTTTCGCCCACTTGCTTATATGATCGAGGTCCATGTCCTTTGACGTGGCGCGGCTGTATTTGGAATGTATATGGAAGTCAGCTGTGAATTTCATTCCTTATTTTCCCCATCAATCTCATCATATACCTCAGATTGTGTGTCGTCAGCAGCATCACTCCGAGTATCTCTCTTGCTATGAAAAGATGCCTTATATAAGCTCTCGTAAAATTTTTACATGCATAGCAGTCGCAGTTCTCATCGAGAGGTGAAAAGTCCTCCGTAAATTTATTATTCCTTATTACTTTCTTGCCTTCATCTGTAAGGAAGGCGCCGTGGCGGCCAAGGCGCGACGGCATCACGCAGTCGAACAGGTCGCATCCTAACTCGACCGCTTTTTTGATGTCATCCGGATATCCCACTCCGAGAAGATGCTTCGGCGCTTCTTCGGGAAGCAGAGGGACCTGCACGTCGAGCATTTCATACATCAGTTCATTTGGTTCGTTGACGCTCAGCCCCCCTATCCCGAAACCCTTGAAACCTAAACCGGATATTTCTTCTGCCGATCGCTTTCTGAGATCTGCAAATGTGCTCCCCTGCACGATCCCAAATAGTTCTCCTTCTTCAGCCTTCAGCCTTCCGCCTTCCGCCTTTGCCTTCTGACTTCTTTTCGCCCATCTCAATGTCCTGTCGAGCGCTTTCTTTGCTTTTGACTTGTCCGAAGGATACTCGAGGCATTCATCAAGAGGCATTATGATGTCTGAACCGAAGTCCAGCTGCGCTTCAACAATTTTTTCCGGGGTCAAAAAATGTTTTGAGCCGTTTATGTATGACGAGAATTCGACCCCGTCATCAGTCACTTTCCTGATATCGAGAAGGCTGAATATCTGGAACCCTCCGCTGTCCGTCAGTATCGGCCCATCCCATGACATGAACTTGTGGAGGCCGCCGGCTTTTTTTATTATTTCCGGGCCCGGCCTCAGGTAAAGATGGTAGGTGTTGGCCAGGACGATCTGCGTCCAGATTTCTTTCAGCATCTCCGGCGTCATCGCCTTGACGGTGCCCTGTGTGCCGCAGGGGATAAAATTAGGCGTTTCCACGACACCGTGTGAAGTATGGAGTCTTCCGATTCTGGCACGTGAGGTCTTTGATTTCTTGAGGATTTCGAACTTGAACATGCCTCAATTATACAATAGATGATTTATGATAAAAGGATTAATTGGTTATATTATTGCCAAATAAATCTATATCCGGCATCAGTTCTCCGGTTGTTTCCTTAACGGTTTAAGTCCTCGAGAAGTCGAACCGCGTGACTCTTGAAGCGAAGCCCTGCAAGATTGAAGCTGTGGCATTCGAGGGTCAAGCGGCGAAGAAAAAAAAGTTTTCGCGATATCGGGGTTTTTGTCCATTCCCAATTTCTTCCGGATAGTTGGCATCTGACTTTTGCCGCAGCATATAACCATTCTTTTTCGGTTGGAAGCCTAAAACTTCTTCCGGTCATTTCGCTCAACCATTCAGCATATGCCAGGCCGTCATTCAAGCTTATATATGTTGCCGTTATGCTTTGATCTGTTCCGGCAAGAGTTTGTTTTAGGGATCTCGCGTTTTGGCCAGCAATCTCGTATTCTGCACTACTAACAAATTGGCCGAATTGGCCTATTGTCAGCTCGTCTTTCATTATTCTAAAAGACTTTTCGGTAATTTTTACGAACGCCGGTATTTCTATGCGCGATAAGACTACCTTATTCCCTCGCATTATTCTATCTGCTCCTGATAATGCGGCTCTAAAGTCTCGACTTGATACTGGTTTCCCCCCGCTTGTCCATCCGCTCATGATCCCTCTAATACTGTTCGTCATTTTTCTCCTATCGATATTTTTGCCATATCCTCAACCGCTTAATTATGGCGTTATTTTTATCTATATATGTATCGAATAGAAATATCGGGGATTTCACTTTTTTTATTTGTAATTCGGTGCAATCTGCGATCTATGCGACCGGGATTTTACAAGTCATTCTATGCTTTTGACTTGACATTTAGATGTTTAGCTTGTATCATACTCTCGAGGTGCACCGTAATGACAATAAAGACCACAGTATCAAAAAGAGGCCAGACAGCTGTTCCGGCTGAGATCTGCAACAAGTACGGAATAAAAGCGGGACAAAAGATAGCGTGGCTCGATCTCGGGAATATGGTCAGCGTGGTCCCCGTACCGGAAAATCCAATAAAATCATTCCGCGGGAGTTCAAGTGGTCTGTATAAGACCCTTATCAGCGAAAGGAAAAAAGAAAGAAAACGTGAAAAAGACTAGGTCATTCGTCCTTGACACCTCGGCAGTCTTCTGCCTTAAAGACAACGAGAACGGCGCCTCAAAGGTAGAGGATATTATAAAGTCGTGCGCCAAGGGGCAGTGCGAAATATATATTTCCTTTATGACCCTTATGGAGTATTACTATATCAGCACCATCCGGCTCGGCGAAGACTCGGCACGCCAGGCTTATCATCAACTGACCTTGCTTCCTTTTATTGTCATAGAAAGCGATGAAGAACTCGGCCTTGCAGCCGCGGAATTGAAAGCAAACCACAATATTTCCGTCGCCGATTCCTGGATAGCCGCGATCGCGCTAAAGACAAACTCTGTTCTTGTCCATCGGGACCCTGAGTTTGGATCTATTTCTAAACATGTGAAGTGTCTTGCCCTGCCGTATAAATAAGAACTACAGTATCAGCATCGCATCGCCGAAGGAATAAAAGCGGTATCTTTCTTTTATCGCAGTCTCATACGCGCGCTTTATAGTTTCATTTCCCGCAAAAGCACTCACAAGCATGAGCAGAGTAGACTTGGGAAAGTGGAAATTGGTTATCATCCGGTCGACAACGTTGAATTTAAAAGGCGGGTATATGAATATTTTTGCGCTGTCCTTTGTTTCTTTAACCTTCCCATGTTTTAAAAAACAATCCTCGAGTGTTCGGACAACGGTCGTCCCGACAGCGACCACTTTATGCTTGTCTTTTTTTGCCTTGTTTATATAGAACTCGACTTCAGGGCCTATCTCGTATTCCTCTTCGAACATCTCGTGGTCTTCTATTCTCTCCGCGGTGACTGGTTTGAACGTTCCGACGCCCGGGTGAAGAGTGATGCTCGCCATCTCGACGCCTTTTGTCTCAATGGCGACAAGCAGTTCTTTCGTAAAATGAAGCCCGGCTGTCGGAGCGGCAGAGGCACCTTCCTTTTTCGCGTAGACCGTCTGGTAGCGCTCTTTCATTTCGGAAGAATTCCTTTGCGGTTCATCGAGCCTCTGGCTTATATACGGCGGCAGGGGGACTTTGCCGATCTCTTCCAGCAATGAATTAAGATCGCCTTCGCAGTCGAACTTTATTATCCGCCTCAGATCATCGACCTCTTTGATAACGGTTCCTCTGCACTTTTCAAAATCTATCTCATATCCCTTCTTTACTCTTTTTGCGGGCTGCACAAGACATTCCCATGTGTTCTCTTCAAACAATATCTTCTTTAGCAGAAGGACTTCGACCTTACCGCCGCCGTTTACTTTCCTGCCGAACAGCCTGGCAGGGATCACTTTAGTGTCATTTAATATCAGGAGATCGCCTTTTTGCAAATAGTCCGGGAGGTCTGAAAATTTTTTATGCGCTGTTTCGCGGCTTTCCCTGTCAATGATCATCAGCCGCGAGGAATCCCTTTTTCCCAAAGGCTTTGATGCTATCAGGTCCTCGGGGAGAGGATAGTCAAATTCGCTGGTAAGTGTCATCCGGGAACTTTATGATTTTAGCTGGAACTTCACCGGGATCTTGAACCAGGCTTCTATGGCTTCTTTCTGGCTGACGGCCGGTTCAAATCTCCACTGCGAGACCCCTGCTATCGCCGACCTGTCCAGTATCTCGTGTCCGGATGTCTGTTCAAGAACGGCGTCCCCCACTCTTCCGTTCTTCAGTATGAATATCTTAACGACAGCGGTCCCCTGCATCCCGCCTTCGATCGCCTTGACCGGATAATCCGGAATAGATCTATAAACTATTTTTGGCGGGAATATGCCCGCAGATGCCGGGGATGCCTGAGAAAGCACCATGTTCTCAGAAGCCGCGCTTCCTGCTTTGTCGATTACTGCTGTTTTAGGAGCGGCGGCGGCCGAAGGCTTTGCCAGGCTCATGAAACTGCCGACTTTTACCGCGTTCTTATTTGTCTTTGCTTCTATCACAGGCATGACCGAAAGCTCGGTCGAGACCGTAAATACCGGGACCACCCTCTCGACTTTCACGAAAGAGCTTTCCAGCTTTGCCACTCCCCACGCGAAAGTGATCAGCAGGAACATCGCTATTACTACGGACAGGTCGACTTCGGGGATCCTCGACAGTCTCATCCCGGTCAGTCTTTCTTTGTATAACATTTTGTTTCCTCCTTTTATATTTTACTCTACAATATTTTTCGGGTCAACTAAAATCCTCTATTCCCCTGTTAGATCCGCACCCCTAATCGTATTGTCCTGCCGGGCATCGGATAGCCTCTCTCCTTCCAGTCCACGGGGCTTGTGCCCACAGACTCAAAATATGTGGTATTAAAGACATTGCTGACATTAAGGGATACTTCTGCAGCCCATATCTTTTCCATAATCCCGACATCCACAACCTGGTATGGGTTTAAAGCGCTTGTATTAAGAGTATCAGTGAACACGCTTGAGACATACCTGTAATTAGCGGAGTAATAAAGCTCCCCGCCTTTTATTGAAAAGCCCAGATTTATCCTCTGTCTCGGACTGTATGTCAGTATATTGGAAGTCACATCGTTAATATCAAGCTCATTGACATAACTGCCGAAAATAAATGTATTGTCTGTGATTTCCTTTTCCATGTCCAGCTGCCAGCCCTCTATCTTTGCCCTGTCAATATTCACCGGAGACCAGCTGAAAAGCCCTGTCTGCGACCATCTGATCATATCCGATATTTTTGTGGAATAGTAATTGAGCTTGGCCGAAAAACCTTTTATTTCTTTTTCTATTCCGATATTGACCGCCCTTGACGTCTCCGGTTTTAAATTTGGATTTCCGAATGTAAAGAAAGACGGATCGTTCCAGTAAAGCTCGTTTATCGTCGGGGCGCGGAACGCCTGGCCGATCGTTGTCCTTACTACCGTCCCCGCCCCGAGGTTTGCCATGACGCTGAGCTTTGGGTTGAATGTCTGGCCGAACGAAGAGTTTGAATCATATCTTGCCGAGATCCCCAGGCTCGCCGGGAGGTCTTCTCCGATATCCGCGTTAAAATACGCGGCGGCATTATCTATGGCATGGGTATCTGCGAGGGCGCTTTCCCCGTAATTCCTTTTCATCTCTACCCCTGCGGTCACGGAAGAATGCCGGCTTGTTTTTATTACCGATAAAAGCTCTGCCTGGGTGACCCGGCTGAAATACCTGTCATCATAAAAAAGTCCGCTGACAAACCAGTCTTCATAATGCACTCTTTCGTCCGATTCGCTCTGCGACAGGATGAGCTTCGGCACAAAGGGTCCTTTTTTGACAGGATCAAATGTGATGTTCACGGTAGATGTCAGGTCGCTCTGCCTGTCATTCGGGGTAGAAGATGATGTCGGATCGGTATCGGATGTCGGGACCCCGGGATTGCCTCTGTCCGATGTTTTTGTCGTGTATTTAATATCTAACGCATCCGCTATGTTGATGTTGACTAAAAGGTCCTGTCCTTTATAGTCGCTGTTAGTCCTGAAACCGTCGGTCTTTAAATATCCTAAAGACGCATATCCTGTCGCTTTCCCCATCTTTCCTGAAAAAGAAATTCTGGAATCAAGTTCGCCAAAGCTTCCTCCGGCAATAGAAACTGAAACAGGGTTTTTCTCTTCCTTCTTTGTGATTATGTTTATCACGCCGCCCATCGCATCAGACCCGTAGATGGATGAGATCGGCTCCGCGACTACCTCGATCCTGTCTATGTACGAGGCCGGAATATCGTTCAGGTCGGTCATGCCGAGAAGCGAGGAATTCAACCTGACGCCGTCAAGAAGCACTAGGATCTGTTCCGACGAAGCGCTTTTCAGTTTGATCGTGGATACTCCTCCCAGGCCTCCGTTGTTCTTTACATATACTATGCTGGACCTTTTGAGCGCGTCGGAAACTGTAAGCGAGCCCGAGGCTTCGATCTCCCTTGAAGAGATGACCGTCACATTCTCGAACGTCCTGCTCAAAAGAAGAGGCCTTTTCTGAGCGGTCACAACGACCTTGTCTCCGTAAAATACAGGGGCATCGGCTGCGAGGACCGGGGCAAAAAACAGAGGCAGGAACAATAAGCAGATCGCCTTTTTCATCTTACACTCCTTTTTCCCATTCCGCGAGGATGGGAGTGCTAATACTATACAGGCAAGGTCTTCTGACTTACGGATCGTCCTCCCCTGCTCCTTCCCGTCCTGGACTTTTCGATGGACAGTGGTATCAGCAGGTTCGTCCCCGTATACAGCGCCGGGAGCGTTCGTGATTCAAACACGATTCCCTTTTCCTGTACGCAAAAAGATTGTAGCACGGGAGGCTCAAATGATGTCAAGAGGTTGCACCTGCTATCACGATCGTAATTTCTCCGAGTATTTCTTTGCTTGAAAAATGCTCCGTTGCCTCTTCAACCGTTCCCCTGAATATTTCCTCAAATTTTTTGGTAAGTTCTCTGGCAATGCAGATATTTCTGTCCCCCAAAATATCCTTGATGTCTTTAAGTGTTTTCAAAAGCCTGTGCGGGGATTCGTAAATAATTACCGTTCTTTCTTCATCGACCAGTTTTCGTAATATTCTTCTCCTGCCTTTTCCCTCGCTCGGGAGGAACCCTTCAAAAACGAACCTTTTTGTGCTCAGCCCTGACCCAGCCAGCGCGTTGATGATAGCGGACGGGCCCGGGATGACAACGACCTGGATATTGTTATCTATAGCTTCCTTTATAAGCTCTTCTCCTGGGTCGGATATCCCGGGCATGCCCGCATCGCTGACCAGTGCAACATTCTTCCCGTCAAGAAGCTGGCCGATCAAATATTTGGATTTTTCTTTTATGTTGAACTTGTGATATGAGGTCGTCTTTGTCCTGATCTCAAAATGTTCAAGGAGCTTTTTTGTCTGTCTTGTGTCCTCCGCCGCGATCAGGTCTGCTTCTTTGAGCGTCCTTATCAGGCGGAGTGATGAGTCCTCAAGGTTGCCGATAGGAGTGGCGCAGACAAAGAGCGATGCCATTTTTTAAAGGCCTATGATCTCTTTGACCTTATCCGAGAACGTGTCTTCCTTTATTTCTTCGCCGGCAAATTCTTTCACTTCTCCCATCGTCACTTTACCCCTGTACGAAGCGCCCTCGTCGACCGAGAGCCGGTTGCCGGATATATCCCCGAATATTTTGCCGTTCTTTTTTATCTCGACGCTTTCCTTGGAAGCGACATTGCCTTTTACCTGGCCTGCCACTATTACGTTCTTTCCTTCGACGTTCCCATGGACGGTCCCCTTCGCCGAAATATAGACCTCGGCGGCACTATTCACATTTCCTTCCAGCGTCCCGTCCAGCCTGAACGAGCCGGTAGTCTTGATCTCGCCTTTTACTGTTGTGTCTTCCCCGATTATCGAACCTATCATCCCTTGTCCTGCTCCCTGCTTTGCGTCAAACATGCCCATTTTTCACCTTCCAATATTCGCGTTTATAATGCTTAAGTTAAGATATGCTATGGGGTTAATTTTAGCACCGTTCCTTATTACTTCATAGTGCAGATGCGGACCGGTGGCAGATCCCGTCATCCCGACATATGCGATCTTCTGGCCTTTTTTTACCTTTTGCCCGTCTGTAACTATAAAAGATGACAGGTGCCCGTATAAAGTCTCGATCCCGAAATGGTGATCTATCACAACGGTTCTGCCGTATCCAGACCTCCATCCCGCATAGCTCACGACACCATCAGCAGAGGACCTTACTGCATCACCGTAGTGCGCATCAATATCGACACCGCTGTGAAAACTGGGCCAGGGAAATACTCTGTAGCCGAATTTTGAGACTATTTTCCCGTATGCCGGCCATATCGAAGGCGTGTTCGCAAATCTTTTTCTGAATTCAGTGATCAGCGATTCAAGCTCTTTTATATTATTGCTGCTTTCTTTCACGTTCTTTTCCAGAAAATTTAGTTTATGGCCGATATCTCTATTGACAGCGTTTTCATCCTTTATCAGGCTTATCTTGCTTGGCCGCTCCTGCAGGCCCAGTAATTTCCTGATCTGGTTTTGTTTTTCGTCAATTTCGCGCAATGAAAGGGCCAGGTCATCCGTTTTTTTTGAGTATTTATCGACCTCTTTGCTTTGTCCCGCTGCTTTGGATTTAAAGTCTTCATAAGAGACGATCTTTCTGGTCACATGTGAGGAATAGACCAGTGAAGAAACAAGTACGACGACAGAAGTAACAAACACGAACATTACAACATGCACCAGCCAGCGCGGAACTTTAAGCGATATCGTAGGCTTGTTAGATGAATGCGGGATAAGTATAAAAGTAAAATATTCTTTTTGCATTTTTTAAGGGTTTTTATTTTGGGCTTTTGCTTGGTGCTTGCTCCCAAAAAATGAGTTCAAAAATAGGGCCGGTCTGTTTTTGTGTATGTATATTATACCATTTTCAGGTGGTCTATTACAATTTCGGCACCTCGAAATATGGGTGAAATTTCACAAAAAACCTGTCGAGATAGATATGTCAGGAAAAACATTACAGGAGGTACTTAATATGCCGGTAAGAACAGGCCATGTCCAAAGCATCGGAATTTCATATGGGTCATTTCGTGAGACAATAAAAGGTTCGTTTGATAGCGGGACCGTAAACTCGATAAGAGAATCTTTAAGCTTATTGTCCGGAAGGCTTGGGGCATACCCATTGGGCGACGAACATTTCACGGCTGT
It encodes the following:
- a CDS encoding TonB-dependent receptor translates to MKKAICLLFLPLFFAPVLAADAPVFYGDKVVVTAQKRPLLLSRTFENVTVISSREIEASGSLTVSDALKRSSIVYVKNNGGLGGVSTIKLKSASSEQILVLLDGVRLNSSLLGMTDLNDIPASYIDRIEVVAEPISSIYGSDAMGGVINIITKKEEKNPVSVSIAGGSFGELDSRISFSGKMGKATGYASLGYLKTDGFRTNSDYKGQDLLVNINIADALDIKYTTKTSDRGNPGVPTSDTDPTSSSTPNDRQSDLTSTVNITFDPVKKGPFVPKLILSQSESDERVHYEDWFVSGLFYDDRYFSRVTQAELLSVIKTSRHSSVTAGVEMKRNYGESALADTHAIDNAAAYFNADIGEDLPASLGISARYDSNSSFGQTFNPKLSVMANLGAGTVVRTTIGQAFRAPTINELYWNDPSFFTFGNPNLKPETSRAVNIGIEKEIKGFSAKLNYYSTKISDMIRWSQTGLFSWSPVNIDRAKIEGWQLDMEKEITDNTFIFGSYVNELDINDVTSNILTYSPRQRINLGFSIKGGELYYSANYRYVSSVFTDTLNTSALNPYQVVDVGIMEKIWAAEVSLNVSNVFNTTYFESVGTSPVDWKERGYPMPGRTIRLGVRI
- a CDS encoding peptidoglycan DD-metalloendopeptidase family protein gives rise to the protein MQKEYFTFILIPHSSNKPTISLKVPRWLVHVVMFVFVTSVVVLVSSLVYSSHVTRKIVSYEDFKSKAAGQSKEVDKYSKKTDDLALSLREIDEKQNQIRKLLGLQERPSKISLIKDENAVNRDIGHKLNFLEKNVKESSNNIKELESLITEFRKRFANTPSIWPAYGKIVSKFGYRVFPWPSFHSGVDIDAHYGDAVRSSADGVVSYAGWRSGYGRTVVIDHHFGIETLYGHLSSFIVTDGQKVKKGQKIAYVGMTGSATGPHLHYEVIRNGAKINPIAYLNLSIINANIGR
- a CDS encoding polymer-forming cytoskeletal protein is translated as MFDAKQGAGQGMIGSIIGEDTTVKGEIKTTGSFRLDGTLEGNVNSAAEVYISAKGTVHGNVEGKNVIVAGQVKGNVASKESVEIKKNGKIFGDISGNRLSVDEGASYRGKVTMGEVKEFAGEEIKEDTFSDKVKEIIGL
- the rsmI gene encoding 16S rRNA (cytidine(1402)-2'-O)-methyltransferase: MASLFVCATPIGNLEDSSLRLIRTLKEADLIAAEDTRQTKKLLEHFEIRTKTTSYHKFNIKEKSKYLIGQLLDGKNVALVSDAGMPGISDPGEELIKEAIDNNIQVVVIPGPSAIINALAGSGLSTKRFVFEGFLPSEGKGRRRILRKLVDEERTVIIYESPHRLLKTLKDIKDILGDRNICIARELTKKFEEIFRGTVEEATEHFSSKEILGEITIVIAGATS